Proteins encoded together in one Terriglobus saanensis SP1PR4 window:
- a CDS encoding glycosyltransferase, whose amino-acid sequence MLALSIAAALCALIPATMFCLNLLEYRTPPPSETCESITLIFPVRNEAAGITSALKHALATTHTTLEIIVLDDHSTDNTAQIVQTLALTHNQIRLIPSAPLPTDWNGKQHACWQGAQHATHDLLCFVDADVRLSPESLPRMAAFLQQTKAELVSGFPLQQTLTPLEYLLLPLIHFILLGLLPMRQMARSTSVAYAAGCGQFLLCRRPSYFATGGHSAIRQTMHDGLLLPRLFRQHGHLTRLADLTNLATCRMYTNTRDTWNGLSKNATEGMATPALLRPLTLLFALGQIFPLPLLAASLYKHNTAATILSATALALSYLPRILGVLRFRHSIKGALLHPLGIGTLLALQWTALIQKARGKTATWKNRTYPAN is encoded by the coding sequence ATGCTCGCCCTGTCCATCGCCGCAGCCCTTTGCGCCCTCATTCCGGCAACGATGTTCTGCCTGAACCTCCTCGAGTACCGGACCCCACCACCCTCCGAAACCTGCGAGAGCATCACCCTCATCTTTCCCGTACGCAACGAAGCCGCAGGCATCACCTCAGCTCTGAAACACGCACTCGCGACCACCCACACCACGCTTGAAATCATCGTCCTCGACGACCACTCCACGGACAACACAGCCCAGATCGTCCAAACCCTCGCGCTCACGCACAATCAGATTCGCCTTATTCCGTCAGCCCCACTCCCCACAGACTGGAACGGCAAACAACACGCCTGCTGGCAGGGCGCGCAGCACGCCACGCACGATCTTCTCTGCTTCGTAGACGCAGACGTTCGCCTCTCACCCGAATCGCTTCCACGCATGGCCGCGTTTCTTCAGCAGACCAAAGCAGAACTGGTCAGCGGCTTCCCCCTCCAGCAGACCCTCACCCCGCTGGAGTACCTTCTGCTCCCGTTGATCCACTTCATCCTTCTGGGACTTCTTCCCATGCGTCAGATGGCCCGGAGTACCAGCGTCGCCTACGCCGCAGGCTGCGGACAGTTCCTCCTCTGCCGCCGCCCGAGCTACTTCGCGACCGGGGGCCACTCCGCCATCCGCCAGACCATGCACGACGGTCTTCTCCTCCCGCGCCTCTTCCGCCAGCACGGACACCTCACCCGCCTCGCAGACCTCACCAACCTCGCCACCTGCCGGATGTACACCAACACCCGCGACACATGGAACGGTCTGAGCAAGAACGCCACCGAAGGCATGGCCACCCCCGCACTTCTCCGACCCCTGACACTTCTCTTCGCCCTGGGTCAGATATTTCCTTTACCCCTGCTCGCAGCCTCCCTCTACAAACACAACACCGCAGCAACCATCCTCAGCGCGACAGCACTCGCCCTTTCCTACCTCCCGCGAATCCTCGGCGTCCTACGCTTCCGCCACTCCATCAAGGGCGCTCTCCTCCACCCGCTGGGAATCGGCACCCTGCTCGCCCTGCAATGGACTGCCCTCATCCAAAAGGCCCGCGGCAAAACCGCCACCTGGAAAAACCGCACCTACCCCGCCAACTGA
- a CDS encoding PadR family transcriptional regulator: MGKKSEAGDLIQGTLEMLVLKSLLRGPMHGYGVVEWIHQTSQHLLKVEEGALYPALHRLELRGLLKADWGVSENNRRAKFYQLTTEGKKRLESESQRWARLSAAIGFVMQAS; this comes from the coding sequence ATGGGAAAGAAGAGCGAGGCGGGAGACCTGATCCAAGGCACGCTGGAGATGCTTGTGTTGAAGTCGCTTCTTCGCGGGCCGATGCACGGGTATGGCGTGGTGGAGTGGATTCATCAGACGTCGCAGCATCTGCTCAAGGTGGAAGAGGGCGCGCTTTATCCCGCGCTGCACCGGTTGGAGCTGCGCGGGTTGCTGAAGGCCGACTGGGGCGTTTCAGAGAACAACCGTCGAGCGAAGTTTTATCAGCTGACTACAGAAGGGAAGAAGCGGCTTGAGAGCGAATCGCAGCGTTGGGCGAGGCTTTCGGCGGCGATTGGATTTGTGATGCAGGCGTCTTGA
- a CDS encoding ABC transporter permease: protein MNRYLSEVAGRMKSIFRREQLKRELTEELAFHQTMLRERLLREGATEQEVDAAARRTFGNPSRWKERLSELRQFQTVENLLRDLRFSARMLKKAPAFAAVAVLTLALGVGANTAVFSLINGLLLRPLPVPESEQLAVLRYEEGGPQPGYDFNTPFFRSLEKRHEVFSQVFAFNGDTLQVRGESGNENVPGVLVSGQFFQALETAPLLGRYLTPGDDQPGGSPAGLAVVISEHFWETRFGRASNAVGQQLVIANVPFTVVGVMPKSFIGADPTLRPEIFAPLSADPVIDAPRNHIDAGVNTSWLTVMARLQPGVGLEKANAALLTYSGAILHESDADGAFIAEMEKAHFRVEAETGSRGFTYARALFRKPLVAMASMCGGVLLLACLNLAGLLMARSAARERELSTRLAVGGTRGRLIQQLLVESMLIAVLGTSAGLAMAPAVSRSLAALIMSGNSMSNSRLQLDTSLDLRVFVFAAIIAIVATVLIGLLPALRATGNDLSESIKGQHAATQGQKRRGMLPQVLLASEVALALVLVVGAGLLATSMVRLFQSGVGFDPKGLVNVAFKMDKQSLEGDALTQVYQQLGEDLKRQPNVKSVSFEFIVPLSGRGWNGKFAIPGQSSQLLFLNSVGPDYFGTMRIPVEMGREFRWTDTKSSGLKIILNESAAKLLFPGSIAVGKQVVREHDHASMEVVAVVGDAKYRNLRRPAPPAAYVPIQQDDAPKQSLTAVLRVNGSLTPLASALRPLTARLAPTIPAPVLTTVDEVITDSMSAEWLMAILSIFFAGCALLVTGIGLYGTLAYATARRTSEIGIRMALGAERGGVVAMIFRENALVATVGCGAGLVVAVLASKVLASFLYGTTAHDPMVFVGSVAALIVLASAASILPAIRAARIEPATAIRGE, encoded by the coding sequence ATGAATCGCTATCTGAGTGAAGTTGCGGGACGGATGAAGTCCATCTTTCGCAGGGAACAGCTGAAGCGCGAGCTGACGGAGGAGCTTGCATTTCACCAGACGATGCTGCGCGAGCGGTTACTACGGGAAGGCGCGACGGAGCAGGAGGTGGACGCGGCGGCGCGCCGTACCTTTGGCAACCCGAGTCGCTGGAAGGAGCGGCTGAGCGAGTTGCGGCAGTTTCAGACGGTGGAAAATCTGTTGCGTGACCTTCGATTTTCCGCACGCATGCTGAAAAAAGCTCCAGCGTTTGCGGCAGTTGCCGTGCTGACGCTCGCCCTGGGCGTGGGTGCGAATACTGCTGTCTTTTCGTTGATCAATGGATTATTACTTCGTCCGCTTCCGGTGCCAGAATCCGAACAGCTTGCCGTGCTTCGCTATGAGGAAGGCGGGCCGCAACCGGGATATGACTTCAATACGCCCTTCTTCCGCAGCCTGGAGAAGCGGCACGAGGTCTTCTCGCAGGTCTTTGCGTTCAATGGAGACACGCTGCAGGTGCGGGGAGAATCCGGCAATGAGAATGTCCCCGGAGTACTGGTGAGTGGCCAGTTTTTTCAAGCGCTGGAGACAGCGCCGTTGCTCGGTCGCTATCTGACCCCGGGGGACGATCAACCTGGCGGAAGTCCCGCGGGGCTTGCTGTCGTTATCAGCGAACATTTCTGGGAGACTCGATTTGGTCGAGCTTCGAATGCCGTAGGACAGCAACTGGTGATCGCGAATGTCCCGTTCACCGTGGTTGGGGTGATGCCTAAGTCGTTTATAGGAGCGGACCCAACCCTGAGACCGGAGATCTTCGCGCCTCTCTCCGCCGATCCGGTGATCGATGCGCCAAGAAACCACATCGATGCAGGGGTCAACACTTCGTGGCTGACGGTAATGGCGCGGCTGCAACCCGGGGTTGGTCTGGAGAAAGCCAACGCTGCTTTACTCACTTACTCCGGGGCGATCTTGCATGAGAGCGACGCCGACGGCGCTTTTATTGCAGAGATGGAGAAGGCACATTTCCGTGTTGAGGCTGAGACAGGATCGCGAGGGTTTACTTACGCAAGGGCGCTGTTTCGCAAGCCGCTGGTGGCTATGGCATCGATGTGCGGAGGAGTTTTGTTGCTGGCCTGCCTGAACCTGGCTGGTTTACTGATGGCGCGTAGCGCGGCACGCGAGCGCGAGTTGAGTACGCGGCTCGCTGTGGGCGGAACAAGAGGGAGGCTGATCCAGCAGCTGCTGGTTGAAAGTATGTTGATTGCTGTTCTGGGAACGTCCGCGGGGCTAGCTATGGCACCGGCTGTGAGTCGATCGTTGGCGGCACTGATTATGAGCGGCAACTCGATGAGCAACAGCAGGCTGCAACTGGATACATCGCTCGATCTGCGGGTGTTCGTTTTTGCGGCAATCATCGCGATCGTAGCCACGGTGCTGATAGGTCTACTTCCTGCTCTTCGGGCTACCGGCAATGATTTAAGCGAGAGCATCAAGGGGCAGCATGCGGCGACACAGGGGCAGAAGCGCAGAGGCATGCTGCCGCAGGTGTTGCTTGCCTCCGAGGTAGCGCTGGCTCTGGTGCTCGTGGTCGGCGCAGGTCTGTTGGCAACGAGCATGGTGCGACTCTTCCAATCGGGTGTTGGGTTCGATCCAAAGGGACTTGTAAACGTCGCGTTCAAGATGGACAAGCAATCTCTTGAAGGCGACGCGCTGACACAGGTGTATCAGCAACTCGGGGAAGACTTGAAGAGGCAGCCGAATGTGAAGAGTGTCAGCTTCGAGTTCATCGTGCCTCTCTCTGGCAGAGGCTGGAATGGAAAATTCGCTATACCGGGACAAAGCTCGCAGCTTTTATTCCTGAATAGCGTGGGGCCTGACTACTTCGGTACGATGCGGATTCCCGTTGAGATGGGGCGAGAGTTCCGATGGACCGATACGAAGAGCTCGGGGTTGAAGATCATTCTGAATGAGTCCGCGGCGAAGCTTCTGTTTCCGGGAAGCATTGCAGTGGGGAAGCAAGTTGTTAGAGAACATGACCACGCATCGATGGAAGTTGTGGCTGTGGTGGGCGATGCAAAGTACCGCAATCTGCGAAGGCCAGCGCCGCCTGCGGCCTATGTTCCTATCCAACAGGACGACGCGCCGAAGCAGTCCCTGACGGCCGTACTGCGCGTGAACGGTTCGTTGACACCGCTGGCAAGTGCGCTTCGTCCGCTCACGGCGCGATTGGCTCCGACGATTCCCGCGCCCGTTCTGACCACTGTGGACGAGGTGATTACGGATTCAATGAGCGCGGAGTGGTTGATGGCGATCCTGTCGATCTTCTTTGCTGGCTGCGCGCTGTTGGTGACGGGTATCGGTCTCTACGGAACGCTGGCCTATGCGACGGCGCGACGAACGAGCGAGATCGGCATTCGCATGGCTCTCGGAGCAGAGCGTGGAGGTGTGGTGGCGATGATCTTTCGAGAGAACGCTCTGGTGGCCACGGTGGGTTGCGGTGCTGGACTGGTCGTTGCGGTGCTCGCCTCGAAGGTGCTGGCAAGTTTTCTCTACGGCACGACGGCACACGATCCTATGGTGTTTGTGGGATCGGTGGCAGCGCTGATTGTGCTTGCCAGCGCGGCTTCCATTCTGCCTGCGATCCGGGCCGCCCGGATCGAACCGGCGACGGCCATTCGAGGGGAATGA
- a CDS encoding lysophospholipid acyltransferase family protein → MPQITPVSSTLRALFLPIARHNLKTSFRSVRLANATRLRKEDAPLVVTLNHASWWDPLACMVLATSLMPTRNHYAPMETAALDRFPFFRKLGVFPLDPGTPRGAAHFLRTAQQIVLDRKNVLWLTPQGRFADARLRPAGFANGIGALLARKRELTLQPIALEYVFWNQRLPELLINIGAPVFVTPSDKHTTQEWTALAEAATLATQDELKDLALTRDPGHFTTLLEGTTGTGGVYGIVQRLRGRHLSADHPGGPPKPASK, encoded by the coding sequence ATGCCGCAGATCACCCCAGTTTCGAGCACCCTGCGCGCTCTCTTCCTCCCCATCGCAAGGCACAATCTCAAAACATCCTTCCGTTCCGTCCGTCTTGCCAACGCAACGCGCCTGCGCAAAGAAGACGCTCCGCTCGTGGTCACCCTCAATCACGCCTCCTGGTGGGACCCCCTCGCCTGCATGGTCCTCGCGACCAGCCTCATGCCTACGCGAAACCACTACGCCCCAATGGAAACCGCCGCCCTCGACCGCTTTCCGTTCTTCCGTAAGCTCGGCGTCTTCCCGTTGGACCCCGGCACCCCACGCGGAGCCGCCCACTTTTTGCGCACCGCGCAACAGATCGTGCTCGATCGAAAGAATGTCCTCTGGCTCACACCGCAGGGCCGCTTCGCCGACGCACGCCTCCGCCCTGCGGGCTTTGCCAACGGCATCGGAGCTCTCCTCGCACGCAAACGCGAACTCACCCTCCAGCCCATCGCGCTCGAATACGTCTTCTGGAACCAGCGCCTGCCCGAACTCCTCATCAACATCGGCGCGCCGGTCTTCGTCACCCCCAGCGACAAACACACCACGCAGGAGTGGACCGCCCTCGCCGAAGCCGCCACGCTCGCAACACAGGACGAACTCAAAGACCTTGCCCTCACTCGCGACCCAGGCCACTTCACCACACTCCTCGAAGGAACCACCGGCACCGGCGGCGTCTACGGCATCGTCCAGCGGCTGCGCGGTAGACACCTCTCCGCCGACCACCCCGGCGGACCGCCCAAACCGGCCTCAAAGTAG
- a CDS encoding ABC transporter permease — protein MNSPLEFLRRIRMLLQRRQFQADLDEEMRLHLELRTEQQAETGLTHQAARHVAYRRFGNPTAIKEKSHRTWGWEWLESFVNDVHYGVRSMLRSPVLTLVALLSLGLGIGANTAIFSFMDAVMLRSLPVKDPHDLFLFGTGAWAGITDSIGSTELYSYPFYRAMQKQNAVFSDVGAALSMLNEVHGTVEGRNETERMHVQLVTGTYFPMLGVKPLIGRMLADDDDRIEGGHPVAVISYAWWVTSLARDPNILSKKVKLGETTFNIIGVAPPEFFGTKVGEAPDLWVPLAMMEQVPPNWRGYKDNFSQSLQLMGRLKPGVTLDQATSNVNLLYQQIQHGFPDAKLNQQTLKQLQEAHVPLTPMSKGLSYLRGQFSQPLRILMVLVAVVLLIACANLANLLLARSTARIREFAVRQALGARRSRLIRQLLTESLLLAFAGGALGIAFASVANRLLLRMVSGGPEDLPLDVSINPRLLLFTLTITVLTAVLFGTLPALRATKLELTDALKDSRGPQTGTGKSPLAKILVISQIVFSLVLLVGAGLFVRTLVNLSNIDTGFNKEDVLLLRTDPSSIGYKGDDPRVTRLYQQIEERVGALHGVTTASFSLFTFNEGSWNGGITVPGVDLGRSINVKHNVIGNDYFKAMGIPLLAGRTFGPQDTTTSQKVSIISERLAKTYFPKTSPLGRHYSIGGADSPEREIIGIVKDVKFGNLSEDPETLDYVSYSQRPQYENDLVVRYTGDFAAISGAIQQAIHSVDRNLPIAEITTLDEQVGRSITQQRTVAQLSAFFGLLAVFLSCIGIYGLMSYVVSRRTNEIGIRMALGARRGNVRWLVMREITLLLGIGIGIGVPVTLAGTRMIQTMLFGVKGSDPASLVASVTLLLAIGLLAGYLPARRASRVDPMVALRYE, from the coding sequence ATGAACTCGCCCCTTGAGTTTCTTCGCCGTATCCGCATGCTTCTTCAGCGCCGTCAGTTTCAAGCCGATCTGGACGAAGAGATGCGTCTGCACCTCGAACTCCGCACGGAGCAACAGGCGGAGACGGGTCTTACTCACCAGGCGGCACGGCACGTTGCATATCGAAGGTTCGGCAATCCAACCGCGATCAAGGAGAAGAGTCATAGGACCTGGGGATGGGAATGGCTTGAGAGCTTTGTGAACGATGTCCACTACGGCGTGCGTTCCATGCTGCGCAGCCCTGTCCTCACCCTCGTGGCGCTGCTTTCGCTCGGTCTGGGCATCGGCGCCAACACCGCCATCTTCAGTTTCATGGACGCGGTCATGCTGCGCTCACTACCCGTGAAGGATCCCCACGATCTCTTCCTCTTTGGCACCGGCGCCTGGGCTGGCATCACGGACAGCATTGGCAGCACCGAACTCTACTCCTATCCCTTCTATCGCGCGATGCAGAAACAGAATGCCGTCTTCAGCGATGTCGGTGCCGCTCTCAGCATGCTCAATGAAGTTCACGGAACAGTGGAAGGCCGCAATGAAACCGAGCGCATGCACGTACAACTCGTCACCGGCACCTACTTCCCCATGCTCGGCGTGAAGCCTCTGATCGGCCGCATGCTTGCGGACGACGACGACAGGATAGAAGGCGGCCATCCGGTAGCCGTCATCAGTTATGCGTGGTGGGTGACCAGCCTCGCGCGCGATCCCAACATTCTCAGCAAAAAGGTTAAATTGGGCGAAACAACCTTCAACATCATCGGCGTGGCTCCGCCGGAGTTCTTCGGTACAAAAGTCGGCGAAGCTCCGGATCTTTGGGTTCCGCTCGCGATGATGGAGCAGGTTCCGCCGAACTGGCGCGGCTATAAAGATAACTTCAGCCAGTCGTTGCAACTCATGGGACGCCTGAAACCGGGCGTCACACTGGATCAAGCCACCTCGAACGTAAATCTCCTCTACCAACAGATCCAGCATGGCTTTCCCGATGCCAAGTTAAACCAGCAAACCCTAAAACAACTGCAGGAAGCGCACGTCCCACTGACGCCCATGTCCAAAGGGCTTTCGTACCTCCGCGGCCAGTTCTCTCAGCCACTCCGCATCCTGATGGTCCTCGTTGCGGTTGTCCTTCTCATCGCGTGCGCCAATCTGGCCAATCTCCTGCTCGCGCGCTCCACGGCCCGTATACGGGAGTTCGCTGTTCGCCAGGCGCTCGGAGCCAGACGCTCTCGCCTCATCCGTCAACTTCTCACGGAGAGCCTTCTTCTCGCCTTTGCGGGCGGCGCGCTTGGCATTGCCTTCGCTTCCGTCGCAAACCGCCTTCTACTGCGCATGGTCTCAGGAGGTCCGGAAGATCTGCCTCTGGATGTCTCCATCAATCCGCGCCTCCTCCTCTTCACGCTGACTATCACAGTGCTCACAGCGGTGCTCTTCGGCACCCTTCCCGCACTGCGCGCAACAAAGCTCGAATTGACCGATGCGCTCAAAGACTCTCGGGGTCCACAAACGGGCACGGGCAAAAGCCCCCTCGCGAAAATCCTCGTCATTTCGCAAATCGTCTTTTCGCTGGTTCTCCTCGTCGGTGCAGGGCTTTTCGTACGCACCCTTGTGAACCTCTCGAACATCGACACCGGCTTCAACAAGGAAGACGTTCTCCTGCTCCGGACCGACCCCAGTTCCATCGGCTATAAGGGCGATGATCCACGCGTCACCCGGCTCTATCAACAGATTGAAGAGCGCGTTGGCGCACTGCATGGGGTTACCACGGCCAGTTTCTCCCTCTTCACCTTCAACGAAGGCAGCTGGAACGGCGGCATCACCGTACCCGGAGTAGACCTTGGACGCAGTATTAACGTAAAGCACAACGTCATCGGCAACGATTACTTCAAAGCGATGGGGATTCCACTCCTCGCAGGACGGACGTTCGGACCGCAGGACACAACGACATCGCAAAAAGTGTCAATCATAAGTGAGCGACTCGCAAAGACTTACTTTCCGAAGACCAGTCCGCTCGGCCGTCACTACAGCATCGGCGGCGCGGACAGCCCGGAGAGGGAGATCATCGGCATCGTGAAGGATGTTAAGTTCGGCAACCTCTCCGAAGATCCGGAGACGCTCGACTACGTCTCTTACTCGCAGCGCCCCCAGTACGAAAACGATCTGGTCGTTCGCTATACCGGAGACTTCGCTGCCATCTCCGGTGCAATCCAGCAGGCGATCCACAGCGTGGATCGTAACCTTCCGATTGCAGAGATCACCACGCTCGACGAGCAGGTCGGACGCTCGATCACGCAGCAAAGAACCGTCGCCCAGCTCTCCGCCTTCTTCGGCCTACTTGCGGTCTTCCTCTCCTGCATCGGAATCTACGGCCTGATGTCGTACGTCGTCAGCAGACGCACCAACGAGATCGGTATCCGCATGGCGCTCGGCGCCAGACGCGGCAACGTACGCTGGCTGGTCATGCGCGAGATCACGCTTCTGCTCGGCATCGGCATCGGCATAGGCGTCCCAGTCACCCTCGCCGGAACGCGCATGATTCAGACCATGCTCTTCGGCGTAAAAGGCTCCGATCCCGCCAGCCTCGTGGCCTCCGTCACCCTGCTACTCGCGATCGGCCTCCTCGCCGGATATCTCCCGGCCCGCCGTGCCTCGCGCGTAGATCCCATGGTGGCCCTGCGTTATGAGTAG
- a CDS encoding creatininase family protein — protein MILAAAQLAHAQTPKLSVHWEELTGPDFVTAIHQSQSTCILPIGIMEKHGPHLPIGSDLINARYAAIHAAQQSYAVVFPEYYFGQISEARHEPGTVSYSRDLQLALLQATTDEMSRNGCKKILIVNGHGGNTSLLPYFAQSQLDKPHDYVVYLFSQRTPTSGGPKKKSTNDQHAGESETSKLMITRPDLVHPERATQESGADQHHLNLPEGVYTGIWWYASFPDHYAGDGSVATHELGEYQMKWWVDSVTKSLIAIKADDVSLKLQNEFYEKSRHPLDTKQ, from the coding sequence TTGATCCTTGCTGCAGCGCAACTCGCCCACGCACAGACTCCAAAGCTCTCCGTCCACTGGGAAGAGCTTACCGGCCCGGACTTCGTCACCGCCATTCATCAATCGCAAAGCACCTGCATCCTGCCCATCGGCATCATGGAGAAGCACGGCCCCCACCTGCCCATCGGTTCGGACCTGATCAACGCGCGCTACGCGGCCATCCATGCCGCGCAGCAGAGCTACGCCGTCGTCTTCCCCGAGTATTATTTTGGCCAGATCTCAGAAGCGCGCCACGAACCCGGCACCGTCTCCTACAGCCGCGATCTGCAGCTCGCGCTACTCCAGGCCACGACAGACGAGATGTCCCGCAACGGCTGCAAGAAGATCCTGATCGTGAACGGACATGGAGGCAATACCAGTCTGCTCCCCTACTTCGCCCAGTCGCAACTCGACAAACCGCACGACTACGTCGTCTACCTCTTCTCGCAGCGCACTCCCACATCCGGCGGACCGAAGAAGAAGTCCACCAACGACCAGCACGCAGGTGAAAGCGAAACCTCCAAGCTGATGATCACACGTCCGGACCTAGTTCACCCTGAACGGGCCACGCAGGAATCGGGCGCCGACCAGCACCACCTCAACCTGCCCGAAGGCGTCTACACGGGCATCTGGTGGTACGCCAGCTTCCCCGATCACTATGCTGGCGATGGCTCCGTCGCAACCCACGAGCTTGGCGAGTACCAGATGAAGTGGTGGGTTGACTCCGTCACCAAAAGCCTCATCGCCATCAAGGCCGATGACGTTAGCCTCAAACTCCAGAACGAGTTCTACGAGAAGAGCAGACACCCGCTCGACACCAAACAGTAA
- a CDS encoding putative bifunctional diguanylate cyclase/phosphodiesterase, which produces MDTRSTRFVPTDTGRILLLAVLVSLLALGGMQLSRVVATRTLQSEAESAAKVWVWTLVNHAEDLPAMIAGEPPSEKTKYLLKLASEAGGVYRYKVWSRTGELVFVSDQIGKPLVPVTIAQRHGAEIAREILSGSTFTESGIGTSPENPRYFAASYVPIQRDGAVIGVFEAYLDQTSTHALYLRSFLFTEGIIAVGFLLAGGIPGWMVYRKMRDYRKAQAELLFVAAHDSLTGVANRRHLEEAAKTALAWSRRNKSFLAVLLIDVDRLKGVNDSFGHEAGDEVLREVARRLKSTVRAEDTAGRLGGDEFVVLQVGIAQPSGAISIADRFMNVLCEPYNLAGMLVSCSASIGVAIAPADADDWDQLLSCAEAALYKAKNSGRNTVCFFEAGMDAKLRERRQLEVQLRHALEVNLFQLAYQPLFSFHDHHLVGFETLLRWPAGWAPKSPADFIPIAEESQLIVPMGAWVLETACKTAAAWSKPLKIAVNLSPVQFRNGDIVEVVEQALKTSGLDPARLELEVTESLWLKDTDAALDQLVRLRALGISIALDDFGTGYSSLTYLLKFPFDAIKIDRSFVIEMQLDPKASAIVKTIVAMGRTLGLTITAEGVETAAQAKAVHEAGCDQGQGYWFGRPLSLAAANTLVDAAPVVFDGVVTTKLE; this is translated from the coding sequence TTGGACACTCGCTCGACCCGATTCGTTCCCACGGACACTGGCCGCATCTTGTTGCTGGCCGTGCTCGTGAGTCTGCTTGCCCTGGGTGGGATGCAGTTGAGCCGGGTCGTTGCGACGCGAACGCTGCAATCGGAGGCGGAATCGGCGGCAAAGGTGTGGGTCTGGACTCTTGTAAACCATGCCGAGGATCTTCCGGCCATGATCGCCGGCGAGCCACCTTCGGAAAAGACAAAGTATCTCCTTAAACTCGCCTCGGAAGCCGGGGGAGTCTATCGGTACAAGGTGTGGAGCCGTACCGGGGAGCTGGTCTTCGTCTCCGATCAGATAGGGAAGCCGTTGGTCCCGGTGACGATTGCGCAGCGTCATGGTGCGGAAATCGCCCGTGAGATTCTCTCCGGTTCGACCTTTACTGAATCTGGCATCGGCACCTCGCCTGAAAACCCGCGCTACTTTGCCGCATCGTATGTTCCCATTCAGCGGGATGGGGCAGTGATTGGAGTCTTTGAAGCCTATCTCGATCAGACGAGCACGCACGCGCTCTATTTACGGTCGTTTTTATTTACAGAGGGCATTATTGCCGTGGGCTTTTTGCTGGCGGGCGGCATTCCGGGATGGATGGTCTATCGGAAGATGAGGGACTACCGGAAAGCGCAGGCCGAACTCCTGTTTGTCGCGGCGCACGACAGTTTGACGGGCGTTGCGAATCGGAGGCACCTGGAAGAAGCCGCGAAGACTGCGCTGGCTTGGAGCCGACGGAACAAGAGCTTTCTGGCCGTCCTGCTGATCGACGTGGATCGATTGAAGGGTGTCAACGACAGCTTTGGACACGAAGCCGGAGATGAGGTTTTAAGAGAAGTTGCGAGAAGGCTCAAATCGACGGTTCGAGCCGAGGACACGGCGGGGAGACTTGGTGGAGACGAGTTTGTTGTTCTGCAGGTAGGCATCGCGCAGCCCTCCGGAGCGATCTCCATCGCCGATCGATTTATGAACGTTCTCTGTGAACCGTACAATCTTGCCGGTATGCTCGTGAGTTGTTCCGCGAGCATTGGTGTTGCGATTGCGCCGGCCGATGCGGATGACTGGGACCAGCTGCTCTCCTGTGCCGAAGCGGCGCTGTACAAGGCGAAGAACAGCGGACGCAATACGGTGTGCTTCTTTGAAGCGGGGATGGACGCGAAGCTCCGCGAGCGCCGACAGCTCGAGGTGCAGCTGCGACATGCCCTGGAGGTCAACTTATTTCAGCTGGCCTACCAGCCCCTCTTCAGTTTTCATGACCACCATCTGGTGGGGTTCGAAACGCTCCTGCGTTGGCCAGCGGGCTGGGCTCCGAAGTCGCCCGCGGACTTCATTCCGATTGCAGAAGAGTCCCAACTCATCGTTCCCATGGGAGCGTGGGTCCTGGAGACCGCATGCAAAACAGCCGCAGCGTGGAGCAAGCCGTTGAAGATCGCCGTCAATCTGTCTCCGGTACAGTTCCGCAATGGCGACATTGTTGAGGTTGTCGAACAAGCGCTGAAGACGTCCGGGCTTGACCCTGCGCGCCTGGAGTTGGAGGTGACGGAGAGTCTGTGGCTCAAGGATACGGACGCAGCACTCGACCAGCTGGTGCGTCTTCGGGCGCTGGGAATTTCGATTGCCCTGGACGACTTCGGTACGGGGTATTCCAGTCTGACGTATCTCCTGAAGTTTCCCTTCGATGCGATCAAGATCGACCGGTCGTTTGTGATCGAGATGCAGCTCGACCCCAAGGCGTCAGCCATTGTAAAGACAATCGTGGCGATGGGAAGAACGCTGGGACTGACCATCACCGCGGAGGGTGTGGAGACAGCCGCGCAGGCAAAAGCTGTCCATGAGGCTGGGTGCGATCAGGGGCAGGGCTACTGGTTTGGAAGACCTCTGTCTTTGGCTGCAGCCAATACCCTGGTGGATGCAGCTCCAGTAGTGTTCGATGGAGTGGTGACGACCAAGCTCGAGTAG
- a CDS encoding PadR family transcriptional regulator, with amino-acid sequence MDRDEIPPGTLYLLILKTLALRGELHGYEIASSIQQTSEEILQVEEGSLYPALQRMLIKGWVKAEWGVTAGNRRARYYKLTLAGRKQLALELDRFERVIGAITRVIQTA; translated from the coding sequence TTGGATCGCGACGAAATTCCCCCCGGAACCCTGTATCTCCTCATCCTCAAGACCCTCGCGCTCCGCGGTGAGTTACACGGTTATGAGATCGCCAGCTCCATACAGCAGACCTCCGAAGAGATCCTGCAGGTGGAAGAAGGCTCGCTCTACCCCGCCCTGCAACGCATGCTGATCAAAGGTTGGGTCAAGGCGGAGTGGGGCGTTACTGCGGGCAATCGCCGCGCGCGCTACTACAAACTCACTCTCGCAGGCCGCAAACAACTAGCGCTGGAACTCGATCGTTTTGAGCGCGTCATCGGAGCCATCACACGTGTCATCCAGACTGCATGA